One window from the genome of Streptomyces sp. NBC_01476 encodes:
- a CDS encoding non-ribosomal peptide synthetase, giving the protein MTDALPRTRDTEESASRTDGLSAAKRQLLDRWLAGAAKPQAIGRRPDTGPVTATRPQRRMWVHAKLHPGTAAYNIGQAVRLTGPLDQEALRATLAELVCRHDALRTTFTEIDGLPHQVVAEHVEPPLACDESDGDRTSEADWLSALDTAPFDLSAGPLIRFGLLRHCADEHLLMTVVHHAVADGLSLGILLRELRELYAAFSTGRTSPLPDPAVTFADYAHWREVREASPEHAEEVAAWRRALGDEPPRLDLPTDRPRPAVPGSRGVSHRFTLDPAAWQAVRTLAREHQATPYMAAVTALTALLHRYTGQQDIAVGSVVHGRERPELQEAVGCFADTVVLRTAVDGATAFGELLDRVRGTCHDAYARQDVSLDVLAAELRWDRSPAAGPVPQVLAVMQSPPETADFAGLRAEPVEQEVDSARFDLVLNCWESDGTLHGAITGNADLYDAGTVARCAAHLVRLLESVAAGGADTTVTDLDILPAEERETLRRWGRPAEGDDPLVRRDLAALIRDAALRNPAAVAVECGATTVTYAELDARAEALADRLRGAGVGPETLVGVLLERSVELVVALLAVLKARGAFVPLEVSWPAARVWDIADRCGLRLVVGEDDAQRLLAGSDIEVVRPGETGAPAGSAASLPADVQGTPDTTLAAPVDEPVDEPVDAPVDAPVDMERLAYVIHTSGSTGTPKGVMIRQQAICNRMLWQIGKLGLGADDAVLHKAPLGFDISVNEIFLPLVAGARLVVAEPGGDGDVDRLLTTVERHRVTFLYIVASMLDVLLERDDAASRIRSLRHLWCGGEALTADLYGRFRRASAARMYHGYGPAETTIGVSCRVFEADEPAERITIGRPNPNARLYVLDSAFRPVPIGVRGELHVGGLPLARGYLNDPERTAESFVADPYADTDDGRMYRTGDLARFLPGGEIEFLGRLDDQVKIRGFRVEPGEVAAVLARHPRVRQSSVVARAAAGGGHELIGYCSVTAEPAQDPAEVSGDGLRDWLGGLLPAHAVPRVVVVLPELPLTTAGKVDRKALAAVPLPTPDTADGYTAPAGGTQDGVARIWAEVLETEKVGAHDNFFDLGGHSLLVIRVQTLIRQRLGHDVPLLALFGNATVARLAAYIESAADSGQDTAAPPVGAESDARARALRGREALARRRTRRPGPAAGGQARQDGPTPDQPAGHPYPDEEAAR; this is encoded by the coding sequence ATGACCGACGCCCTACCGCGGACCCGTGACACCGAGGAGTCCGCGTCCCGTACGGACGGGCTGTCCGCAGCCAAACGGCAGTTGCTGGACCGGTGGCTGGCCGGCGCGGCCAAGCCGCAGGCCATCGGCCGCCGCCCGGACACCGGCCCGGTGACCGCCACCCGCCCGCAGCGCCGGATGTGGGTCCACGCCAAGCTGCACCCCGGCACCGCCGCCTACAACATCGGGCAGGCCGTCCGGCTGACCGGCCCCCTCGACCAGGAGGCACTGCGCGCCACGCTGGCCGAACTCGTCTGCCGGCACGACGCGTTGCGCACCACCTTCACCGAAATCGACGGCCTGCCCCACCAGGTGGTCGCCGAACACGTCGAACCGCCCCTGGCCTGCGACGAGTCGGACGGGGACCGCACCAGCGAGGCCGACTGGCTCTCCGCCCTCGACACGGCCCCCTTCGACCTGAGTGCCGGCCCCCTGATCCGCTTCGGGCTCCTGCGCCACTGCGCGGACGAGCACCTGCTGATGACCGTCGTGCACCACGCGGTCGCCGACGGCCTCTCCCTCGGCATCCTGCTGCGCGAACTGCGGGAGCTGTACGCCGCGTTCAGCACCGGACGGACGAGCCCGCTGCCTGACCCGGCAGTCACCTTCGCGGACTACGCGCACTGGCGCGAGGTCCGCGAGGCGAGCCCCGAGCACGCCGAAGAGGTCGCCGCCTGGCGCCGCGCGCTGGGCGACGAACCTCCCCGCCTCGACCTGCCCACCGACCGTCCCCGGCCGGCCGTGCCCGGCTCCCGGGGCGTCTCCCACCGCTTCACGCTGGACCCGGCCGCCTGGCAGGCGGTCCGCACCCTGGCCAGGGAACACCAGGCCACCCCCTACATGGCCGCGGTCACCGCGCTGACCGCCCTCCTGCACCGCTACACCGGGCAGCAGGACATCGCCGTCGGCTCCGTCGTGCACGGCAGGGAACGCCCCGAACTCCAGGAGGCGGTGGGCTGCTTCGCCGACACCGTGGTGCTGCGCACCGCCGTGGACGGCGCCACCGCCTTCGGCGAGCTGCTGGACCGGGTCCGCGGCACCTGCCACGACGCCTACGCCCGCCAGGACGTGTCGCTCGACGTGCTCGCCGCCGAACTCCGCTGGGACCGCTCACCGGCGGCCGGCCCCGTACCGCAGGTGCTTGCCGTGATGCAGAGCCCGCCGGAGACCGCCGACTTCGCCGGGCTGCGGGCCGAACCCGTCGAGCAGGAGGTCGACTCGGCCCGCTTCGACCTGGTGCTCAACTGCTGGGAATCCGACGGCACGTTGCACGGCGCGATCACCGGCAACGCCGACCTCTACGATGCCGGCACGGTGGCCCGCTGCGCCGCCCACCTGGTCCGGCTGCTGGAGTCGGTGGCGGCCGGCGGGGCGGACACCACGGTGACCGACCTGGACATCCTGCCCGCCGAGGAGCGCGAAACGCTGCGGCGCTGGGGGCGTCCCGCCGAGGGCGACGACCCGCTGGTCCGGCGCGACCTGGCGGCCCTGATACGCGACGCCGCCCTGCGGAACCCGGCGGCCGTCGCCGTCGAGTGCGGCGCCACCACCGTGACGTACGCCGAACTCGACGCCCGCGCCGAGGCCCTGGCGGACCGGCTGCGCGGTGCGGGGGTCGGCCCCGAAACGCTTGTCGGGGTGCTGCTGGAACGCTCGGTGGAGCTGGTCGTGGCGCTGCTGGCGGTGCTCAAGGCGCGGGGCGCCTTCGTACCGCTGGAGGTCTCCTGGCCTGCCGCCCGGGTGTGGGACATCGCCGACCGGTGCGGGCTGCGGCTGGTGGTGGGGGAGGATGACGCGCAGCGGCTGCTGGCCGGGAGCGACATCGAGGTGGTGCGCCCGGGTGAAACCGGGGCACCCGCCGGGTCGGCGGCGTCCCTGCCTGCGGACGTCCAGGGCACCCCGGACACCACCCTGGCCGCCCCCGTGGACGAACCCGTCGACGAACCCGTGGACGCCCCCGTGGACGCCCCCGTGGACATGGAACGCCTCGCCTACGTGATCCACACCTCCGGCTCCACCGGCACCCCCAAGGGTGTGATGATCCGTCAGCAGGCCATCTGCAACCGGATGCTGTGGCAGATCGGCAAGCTCGGCCTCGGCGCCGACGACGCCGTCCTGCACAAGGCGCCGCTCGGCTTCGACATCTCCGTCAACGAGATCTTCCTGCCGTTGGTGGCCGGCGCCCGCCTGGTGGTCGCCGAGCCCGGCGGGGACGGCGACGTGGACCGGCTGCTGACCACGGTCGAACGCCACCGTGTCACCTTCCTCTACATCGTCGCCTCGATGCTCGACGTGCTCCTCGAACGCGACGACGCTGCCTCCCGGATCCGTTCGCTGCGCCACCTGTGGTGCGGCGGTGAGGCCCTGACCGCCGACCTGTACGGCCGGTTCCGCCGCGCCTCCGCCGCGCGGATGTACCACGGCTACGGCCCCGCCGAGACCACCATCGGCGTCAGCTGCCGGGTCTTCGAAGCCGACGAGCCGGCCGAACGCATCACCATCGGCCGGCCCAACCCCAACGCCCGCCTGTACGTGCTGGATTCGGCGTTCCGGCCGGTCCCGATCGGAGTCCGCGGTGAACTCCACGTCGGCGGGCTGCCGTTGGCGCGCGGCTATCTCAACGACCCGGAGCGCACGGCGGAGAGCTTCGTCGCCGACCCGTACGCGGACACCGACGACGGCCGGATGTACCGCACCGGCGACCTGGCCCGATTCCTGCCCGGCGGCGAGATCGAGTTCCTCGGCCGGCTCGACGACCAGGTGAAGATCCGCGGCTTCCGGGTCGAACCCGGGGAGGTCGCGGCGGTGCTGGCCCGCCATCCCCGGGTCCGGCAGTCGTCCGTCGTGGCCAGGGCCGCGGCCGGCGGAGGCCATGAGCTGATCGGCTACTGCTCGGTGACCGCCGAGCCGGCCCAGGACCCGGCGGAGGTCTCGGGCGACGGGCTGCGCGACTGGCTGGGCGGGCTGCTGCCCGCGCACGCCGTCCCCCGGGTGGTCGTGGTGCTGCCGGAGCTGCCGCTGACCACCGCGGGCAAGGTGGACCGCAAGGCGCTCGCCGCGGTACCGCTGCCCACACCGGACACCGCCGACGGGTACACCGCTCCGGCGGGCGGCACCCAGGACGGCGTCGCCAGGATCTGGGCGGAGGTGCTGGAGACCGAGAAGGTCGGCGCGCACGACAACTTCTTCGACCTCGGCGGCCACTCGCTGCTCGTCATCCGGGTGCAGACCCTGATCAGGCAGCGGCTCGGGCACGACGTGCCGCTGCTGGCCCTGTTCGGCAACGCCACCGTGGCCCGGCTGGCGGCCTACATCGAATCCGCCGCGGACTCCGGCCAGGACACCGCGGCACCGCCGGTGGGCGCCGAGTCGGACGCCCGCGCCCGCGCACTGCGCGGCCGGGAGGCACTGGCCCGCCGCAGGACGCGCCGCCCGGGACCGGCGGCGGGCGGCCAGGCACGGCAGGACGGACCCACGCCGGACCAGCCCGCCGGTCACCCCTACCCGGACGAGGAGGCCGCGCGATGA